From the Procambarus clarkii isolate CNS0578487 chromosome 70, FALCON_Pclarkii_2.0, whole genome shotgun sequence genome, one window contains:
- the LOC123775293 gene encoding sodium/potassium-transporting ATPase subunit alpha has translation MADTSTSNSHQHNNARAPHEENNAVKGKSKSKKKMSKRRTKRGEKDMEDLKQELELDEHKISLNELYQRLCVNPETGLTQDEALRRIERDGRNTLTPPKHTPEWVKFCKNLFGGFALLLWIGAVLCFIAFSIEAASEEDPNNDYLYLGVALLGVVIITGIFSYYQEAKSSAIMESFKKMVPQYATVIREGERKHVQAEEICIGDIIEVTCGDRVPADVRIISAKGFKVDNSSLTGESEPQSRSPEFTSDNPLETKNLAFFSTNAMEGTAKGIVINIGDNTVIGRIAGLVSGLETVDTPIAKEINHFIHIITSVAMFLGITFCMIAFMMGYHWLDAIVFLIGIIVANVPEGLLATVTVCLTLTAKRMAAKNCLFNNLEAVETLGSASTICSDKTGTLTQNRMTVAHMWFDNTVIEADTSENQSGCQYDKTSPGWKALSRAAALCNRAEFKPGQEAVPVLKREVNGDASEAALLKCVELAVGDIRGWRARNKKVCEVPFNSTNKYHLSLHETEDRNDPRYLLIMKGAPERILERCSTIYINGEEKVLTDELRESFNNAYLEIGGLGERVLGFCDYMLPSDKYPLGYPFDSESVNFPVRGLRFVGIISMLDPPRAAVPDAVAKCRSAGIKIIMVTGDHPITAKAIAKSVGIISEGNETVEDIAQRLNIPIKDVNPREAKAAVVHGSELRDMSCDQLDDVLIHFTEIVFARISPQQKLMIVEGCQRMGAIVAVTGDGVNDSPALKKADIGVAMGIAGSDVSKQAADMILLDDNFASIVTGVEEGRLIFDNLKKSIAYTLTSNIPEISPFLFFMIASVPLPLGTVTILCIDLGTDMVPAISLAYEEAECDILKRPPRNPFTDKLVNERLISMAYGQIGMIQAAAGFYVYFVIMAENGFLPPKLFGIRQQWDSNAINDLEDHYGQEWTYHDRKILEYTCHTAFFISIVIVQWADLIICKTRRKSLFHQKMKNMVLNFGLCFETALAAFLSYAPGMDKGLRMYPVKFYWWLPAIPFSLLIFVYDECRRFILRRTPGGWLEYETYY, from the exons ACAAGCACAAGTAATTCGCACCAGCATAACAACGCTCGAGCTCCCCATGAAGAAAACAATGCCGTTAAAGGGAAGTCCAAG TCTAAAAAGAAAATGTCTAAGCGAAGGACAAAGAGAGGGGAGAAGGACATGGAGGATCTGAAGCAGGAGTTGGAACTTGATGAGCACAAGATCTCCCTTAATGAACTCTATCAGCGACTTTGTGTGAACCCTGAAACG GGTTTAACACAGGACGAAGCTCTTCGACGCATTGAACGAGACGGCCGAAATACCCTGACCCCACCCAAGCATACTCCTGAGTGGGTAAAATTTTGCAAGAACCTCTTTGGTGGTTTCGCACTTCTCTTGTGGATTGGTGCTGTCCTTTGCTTTATTGCATTCTCAATTGAGGCTGCTTCAGAGGAAGACCCCAATAATGATTAT TTATACCTAGGAGTAGCGCTGTTGGGCGTAGTCATTATTACTGGCATCTTCTCCTACTACCAGGAGGCAAAGTCTTCGGCTATCATGGAGTCATTTAAGAAAATGGTCCCACAG TATGCTACTGTGATTCGTGAAGGAGAAAGGAAGCATGTGCAGGCTGAAGAAATCTGCATAGGAGACATTATTGAGGTGACGTGTGGTGACCGCGTCCCCGCTGATGTCCGCATCATTTCAGCAAAGGGTTTCAAG GTGGACAACTCTTCACTAACTGGAGAATCTGAGCCCCAAAGTCGCTCACCTGAATTTACATCAGACAATCCCCTAGAGACCAAAAACCTTGCTTTCTTCTCCACTAATGCCATGGAGG GTACTGCCAAAGGAATTGTGATCAACATCGGGGACAACACAGTTATAGGTCGCATTGCTGGACTGGTTTCTGGCCTGGAAACTGTTGACACACCAATTGCCAAAGAGATCAATCATTTCATCCACATCATCACTAGTGTAGCAATGTTTCTGGGTATTACCTTCTGCATGATTGCCTTCATGATGG GCTACCACTGGTTAGACGCTATAGTGTTCCTCATTGGTATCATCGTAGCCAATGTTCCTGAAGGTCTGCTTGCCACTGTCACTGTCTGTCTCACTCTCACGGCCAAGAGAATGGCGGCCAAGAATTGCCTTTTCAACAACTTGGAAGCTGTTGAAACTCTAGGATCCGCCTCCACCATCTGCTCGGATAAGACAGGTACCCTGACTCAGAACCGCATGACAGTAGCCCACATGTGGTTTGACAATACCGTTATTGAAGCCGATACATCAGAAAACCAATCTGGCTGTCAATATGACAAAACATCTCCAGGCTGGAAGGCATTATCTCGTGCTGCCGCACTCTGCAACCGTGCTGAGTTCAAGCCTGGACAAGAGGCTGTCCCTGTCTTGAAACGTGAAGTAAACGGCGATGCTTCAGAAGCTGCTTTGCTTAAATGTGTTGAACTAGCTGTTGGAGATATAAGGGGCTGGCGAGCCCGAAACAAGAAGGTATGCGAAGTTCCATTCAATTCTACAAATAAATATCACTTATCTTtacatgaaactgaggataggaatGACCCCCGCTACCTCCTCATCATGAAGGGAGCCCCTGAGAGGATCCTGGAACGCTGCTCGACCATCTACATTAATGGCGAAGAAAAGGTATTGACTGATGAATTGAGGGAATCCTTCAATAATGCCTACTTAGAAATTGGAGGTCTTGGGGAACGTGTACTTGGCTTCTGTGACTATATGTTGCCTTCTGATAAGTATCCTCTTGGATATCCCTTCGATTCGGAATCTGTTAACTTTCCTGTACGTGGCCTTCGTTTTGTAGGTATTATATCGATGCTAGACCCTCCTCGAGCTGCTGTACCTGATGCTGTAGCAAAGTGCCGATCAGCTGGAATCAAGATTATCATGGTTACAGGTGATCACCCAATCACTGCCAAGGCAATTGCGAAGTCTGTAGGCATCATTTCTGAAGGAAATGAAACTGTTGAGGATATTGCTCAGAGACTGAACATCCCTATTAAGGATGTAAATCCCCGTGAAGCTAAAGCCGCTGTTGTCCATGGCTCAGAACTACGAGATATGTCCTGTGACCAGTTAGATGATGTTCTCATTCACTTCACTGAAATTGTGTTCGCCCGTATTTCACCTCAACAAAAACTGATGATTGTTGAAGGTTGTCAGCGCATGGGAGCCATTGTTGCCGTgactggtgatggtgttaatgaCTCTCCTGCTCTCAAAAAGGCTGACATTG GCGTTGCTATGGGTATTGCTGGATCGGACGTGTCCAAACAGGCTGCTGATATGATCTTGTTAGATGACAACTTTGCTTCCATTGTCACGGGTGTTGAGGAGGGCAGACTTATTTTTGACAACCTCAAGAAGTCGATCGCTTATACCTTGACCTCCAACATCCCTGAGATCTCTCCGTTCTTGTTCTTCATGATTGCCTCTGTACCCCTTCCCTTGGGTACTGTTACTATCCTCTGCATCGATCTGGGCACTGACATG GTGCCAGCCATTTCCCTTGCCTATGAAGAGGCAGAATGTGATATTTTGAAGCGTCCACCCCGTAATCCATTCACCGACAAGCTGGTGAACGAGAG GCTCATCTCCATGGCCTATGGTCAGATTGGTATGATCCAGGCAGCGGCTGGGTTCTACGTCTACTTTGTCATAATGGCAGAAAATGGCTTCCTTCCGCCAAAACTGTTTGGTATTCGTCAGCAGTGGGACTCAAATGCTATCAATGATCTGGAAGATCACTATGGCCAGGAGTGG ACTTACCATGATCGCAAAATTCTCGAGTACACATGTCACACAGCTTTCTTCATTTCCATTGTGATTGTGCAGTGGGCAGATCTCATCATCTGCAAGACCCGACGAAAATCGCTTTTTCACCAGAAAATGAA GAACATGGTGCTTAACTTTGGTTTATGCTTCGAAACTGCTCTGGCGGCCTTCCTCTCCTACGCACCAGGAATGGACAAGGGTCTTCGTATGTACCCCGTCAA GTTTTACTGGTGGTTACCAGCGATTCCTTTCTCGTTACTCATCTTTGTTTATGACGAGTGCCGCCGGTTCATCTTACGGAGGACCCCTGGAGGCTGGCTGGAGTATGAGACCTATTATTAA